In Theileria equi strain WA chromosome 3, complete sequence, the genomic window AAAATTGCAGCTCTATTACATAGTTTTGATGCAACAGATCGTCTTTTTGACGCAAAACTCGAATTGGTATCGTATTCACGGTGAGAAGCTAACTAAGATGATAACTTCCACTTAGCTCAAAcaatattttaaaagatGATATTAATATCCATCCTCCACACTTATCGGATGATGATATAATAACACATTTCAAAACACTCATGAACAAATGCTTTCCGGACTATGATTTTAGGTTTATAATATCCATTTAAACATTAATATCGATATTTAGCAACATTAATCAcacatattttaaagaagtCAAGAATTTGGATATTGTAATAAACACCGTATACTACAATTTATCATTCATTGTCGGCCGATTACTACCAAATTTTGCCGATGAGTTCTGGCAAACAATAAAGGTATGACAGGATTTCTATATTCAACAACACTCAGCAAGTTATTTCCATTAAAGATGTCGATATATACACTTACGACAGCTCCGGGGAAGATGATCCTTTCAATTCTGAAACATGTTTAAATTCGTTTAACTACttccttttggataaaaGGCAACAGCATATACTGTTTGTCTCATGTATTAGTAGAAGTAGAAACGATTCACGCTACAAAAACAATGAGGAACCTCAGTTATTTCATTCTTCAATTTACGCAGACACGCTAAGCACAAAAAGTGAAGAAGATTGTCTCTCTGAGATTGAAGTTCCCGAAACCTTCATGGTcaatgtaaagaatagCTTTTGATTTGGAAGGTGACTGTTGCACGATAATTTGGGAAAACTCCACTTTACACACTACTAATTTATTTGTATCtttaaatgtagtttttgtGTTATGTAGGCCAAAGGATGGTTGTTTGGAGTTCATACTCCGAGTCGTTCTATCTTTCTCTCAGAGAACGCGTTTCGGAATATGGGCAAAAAAACCGCGCTTTGAACACTGattttttgaaacattCCGTAGAATCTAGTCCATTATTTACATCAGTGGAATGTGATCCACCTTATTTATCCTCATCGGCAAATGTAGAGGTAAATACACTCTCAggtattaaaaatatatattaCACACTTAATACGTAGGAATTTTAGGAGATACATGGTCTAATGAGCTAGGATCTACACTAACCGATCGTTTTAATCATAATACATCTGTTGTGTATAAATCTACCGATAACACATCCACGAAAAGAATCAATTCATTCTATGGTCTAAGCGGCAATGTGAATAAAGGCATATATGCTTTATCATACGAAAATTCTAATTATCTATCATGTAATCTGTCCAGATTCAGCAATAGGGGAATATATAAAAAAAATTTCGTGAGAATTTTAGAACAAGAGATCGTGAATTCATTAGATgttgttcatctttacGATGAGAAAAATCGGCAAAGATATAGAAAGGTAATGATTAAGCCTTGTGGTTCACTTAATGCTGGAATCCATGGTCTAGAAATACAAATTGATTCAAATCCATCAAATATACATATGGATTGTATTGAACGTTTCAGAATCCATCCCTCATCATTCTTT contains:
- a CDS encoding hypothetical protein (encoded by transcript BEWA_007670A), coding for MMIFLEHSGLSKIAALLHSFDATDRLFDAKLELVSYSRSNNILKDDINIHPPHLSDDDIITHFKTLMNKCFPDYDFSNINHTYFKEVKNLDIVINTVYYNLSFIVGRLLPNFADEFWQTIKQVISIKDVDIYTYDSSGEDDPFNSETCLNSFNYFLLDKRQQHILFVSCISRSRNDSRYKNNEEPQLFHSSIYADTLSTKSEEDCLSEIEVPETFMVNVKNSF